The following coding sequences are from one Macrobrachium rosenbergii isolate ZJJX-2024 chromosome 36, ASM4041242v1, whole genome shotgun sequence window:
- the LOC136856529 gene encoding uncharacterized protein codes for MSFNLDTFLSNPKEELLTLRFAKSRNSYLWPRDNRGNETEIEHAKKLVEIELEREARSANIQLEAKRGERDLPEKFDLLKAKKLLPDFNEKDPEVFFHTFEDTANILNWPKDHWVMLVRNNLKGKAAYVASQMITIKDYDVVKKSILDAYSITVEGYRQNFRNSSKNHSQTFVEFCDLKVRQFSKWLQKAGVNDFDSLKKLMIMEEFLRKLPLNITTFILDKGETDLVKAASLADDYFLIHRSHKTSGFKSMFSPPRIFSSTCSYCKQEGHTIDKCPNPHCRKSEVVNDSKQPMKPDTKRTFHMATPDIDPEPFKAFTCKGSLNGVPVSCLRDTGSSQTIISVPSQDLNFKQEFVTITDLSSSKTLPLAEVTLHCPYYKGKATVAVSNEPLPCNDIQILIGNDIAGDKVLQSNLIVSDPEVIIDSEKVDSSEVTVTQIVTRSKSQNKLPETSNVNKTRIEEALDLVDLSKDKFVDLQVKDSNLKSIWKKTVDPNDKPKTPYYYVEKELLFRHYRSPKAPATNSWNDCYQLVIPAPLQPALLDLAHSTEAHLGVNKTYSRLSQDFSGLQTMAEFNIHKVHSSAYHPQTNGALERVHQTIKNLLRKYMSEISLHWDEDLDLLMYILRSVPHDTTGISPFELMFGRKPRTTLSMEKMSHLYDRKAKVREFKPDDLVLVYYPIAGAPLKEKYIGPYKILSRTTKVNYIIATPDRKRSTQLVHVNLLKPYVAATKVQALSQVITKYMEICTEEPKNCTLLQHDIILEPGISPIRQPYYRAIGTKLECLRREVQYLLDNGLAEPSKSPWASPCLLVPKANGQLRLCTDYRKLNKGTVKDSYPLPRINDILDSIGNSIILTQIDLLKGYYQIPLTDSAKEISAFITPFGLFSYTVMPFGLCNAPATFQRVMAEVIRDMKNVFVYLDDLIVASTTWEEHLQTLEELFKRLRTSRLTINLSKSSFGKAKVAPDFDKEFYVQVDASNTGYGAVLMQSYSTMLKILLHLYTISFQSLITGIFKGAQTHWATVEKELFAIISALMHFQPYLEGHKRVIEYIFYRQAEQLSSDFSLDLYRILLVY; via the exons ATGTCTTTCAATCTTGACACATTTCTTTCTAATCCTAAAGAGGAGCTGCTGACATTACGTTTTGCCAAAAGCAGGAACTCCTATCTGTGGCCCAGAGAT AACAGAGGAAACGAAACTGAAATCGAGCATGCGAAAAAGCTTGTTGAAATTGAGTTGGAAAGAGAAGCCAGATCTGCCAACATTCAACTTGAAGCCAAAAGAGGAGAAAGGGACTTGCCAGAAAAATTTGATCTTCTAAAAGCAAAGAAGTTACTCCCAGATTTCAATGAGAAGGATCCAGAGGTCTTCTTCCACACGTTTGAAGATACTGCCAATATCTTAAATTGGCCTAAGGACCATTGGGTAATGCTAGTAAGGAACAATCTAAAAGGTAAGGCAGCTTATGTTGCATCTCAAATGATAACTATCAAAGATTATGATGTCGTAAAGAAATCCATCCTAGATGCATATTCTATTACTGTAGAGGGCTACCGCCAGAATTTTAGAAATTCCAGCAAGAATCATTCTCAGACTTTTGTTGAATTTTGTGACCTCAAAGTGAGACAGTTTAGTAAGTGGTTGCAGAAGGCAGGAGTAAATGACTTTGACTCTCTTAAGAAACTGATGATAATGGaggaatttttaagaaaactacCACTGAATATTACTACATTTATTCTTGATAAAGGTGAAACAGACTTGGTAAAGGCAGCTAGCCTGGCTGATGATTACTTTCTGATTCATAGATCTCATAAAACCTCAGGCTTTAAATCTATGTTTTCTCCTCCTAGGATATTTTCATCTACTTGTTCCTATTGCAAACAGGAAGGACATACGATTGACAAGTGCCCAAATCCTCACTGCAGGAAATCAGAAGTTGTTAATGATAGCAAACAACCTATGAAACCAGACACTAAGAGAACCTTCCATATGGCCACACCTGATATAGATCCTGAGCCGTTCAAAGCCTTCACCTGCAAAGGATCACTCAACGGTGTACCTGTGTCATGTCTACGCGATACTGGTTCCTCCCAGACTATCATAAGTGTACCTTCACAAGATTTGAACTTCAAACAGGAATTCGTCACCATCACCGATCTGTCATCTAGTAAGACCCTGCCACTTGCTGAGGTAACTCTGCATTGTCCATATTATAAAGGTAAAGCTACTGTTGCCGTATCAAATGAACCACTGCCCTGTAATGATATTCAAATACTCATTGGTAATGATATTGCAGGTGATAAAGTTCTGCAATCTAATCTTATAGTGTCTGATCCTGAAGTTATAATTGATAGTGAGAAAGTAGATTCAAGTGAAGTAACTGTAACTCAAATAGTAACTAGATCTAAGTCACAAAATAAACTACCTGAAACCTCTAATGTAAATAAAACCAGAATTGAAGAAGCATTAGATCTTGTAGATTTGTCTAAAGATAAGTTTGTTGACTTGCAAGTTAAAGATTCTAACTTGAAGTCTATTTGGAAGAAAACAGTTGATCCAAATGATAAACCTAAAACTCCCTATTATTATGTGGAAAAAGAACTTCTCTTCCGTCACTATAGGTCACCAAAAGCACCAGCAACAAATTCCTGGAACGACTGTTACCAATTGGTCATTCCTGCACCTCTTCAGCCAGCACTGCTTGACTTAGCTCATTCCACGGAAGCTCATTTAGGTGTGAACAAGACATACAGTAGACTCTCTCAAGATTTTTCTGGCCTG CAGACCATGGCAGAGTTCAATATACACAAGGTACATTCCTCAGCATATCATCCTCAAACCAATGGCGCCCTTGAAAGGGTCCACCAGACTATAAAAAACTTGTTAAGAAAGTATATGAGTGAAATATCTCTACATTGGGATGAAGATCTTGACTTGCTAATGTATATTCTCCGCAGTGTGCCCCATGATACCACTGGAATTTCACCTTTTGAGTTAATGTTTGGCCGTAAGCCACGAACAACATTAAGCATG GAAAAGATGTCTCATCTTTATGACAGAAAGGCAAAAGTACGAGAATTTAAACCAGATGACCTAGTGTTGGTTTATTACCCTATTGCAGGAGCTCCACTCAAGGAGAAATACATAGGACCTTATAAGATTTTAAGCAGGACTACAAAGGTAAATTACATCATTGCCACACCTGACAGAAAACGATCTACTCAGTTAGTCCATGTCAATCTACTGAAACCCTATGTAGCTGCAACCAAAGTA CAAGCACTTTCGCAGGTAATCACCAAGTACATGGAGATCTGCACAGAAGAGCCAAAGAACTGCACATTACTGCAACACGACATTATACTGGAACCAGGTATCTCTCCAATTAGACAACCATATTATCGTGCCATTGGGACCAAGCTAGAGTGCTTACGTCGGGAGGTACAGTATTTGCTGGATAATGGCTTAGCTGAACCTAGTAAATCTCCATGGGCATCTCCATGTCTTTTAGTTCCTAAAGCCAACGGACAACTTAGACTTTGCACAGATTATAGGAAGTTGAACAAAGGTACAGTTAAAGACTCTTATCCACTTCCCCGAATTAACGATATTTTGGATAGTATTGGCAATTCTATAATTCTAACACAAATTGATTTGCTCAAAGGTTATTATCAAATTCCGCTAACTGATTCTGCAAAAGAAATTTCGGCATTCATAACCCCATTTGGCCTCTTTTCTTACACTGTAATGCCCTTTGGCCTTTGTAATGCTCCTGCAACTTTCCAGAGAGTGATGGCTGAAGTCATCCGagacatgaaaaatgtatttgtctATTTAGATGATTTGATTGTGGCTAGTACTACCTGGGAAGAACATCTACAAACGCTAGAAGAACTATTCAAGCGTCTGCGAACATCCAGGCTGACCATCAATTTGTCCAAAAGCTCATTTGGGAAGGCCAAAGTG GCACCAGATTTTGACAAGGAATTCTACGTGCAAGTCGACGCCAGCAATACCGGTTATGGAGCTGTATTGATGCAGTCATACTCAACTATGCTCAAGATACTCCTCCACCTCTACACCATCTCCTTCCAGTCGCTTATCACTGGGATTTTCAAAGGTGCCCAGACCCATTGGGCAACTGTGGAGAAAGAGCTGTTTGCTATCATCTCTGCTCTAATGCACTTCCAACCATACTTGGAAGGGCATAAACGTGTCATT gaGTATATTTTCTACCGACAAGCAGAGCAGTTGTCATCTGATTTCTCACTGGATTTATATCGTATTTTACTTGTGTACTAA